The Cellulomonas fulva genome includes a window with the following:
- a CDS encoding transglutaminase-like domain-containing protein yields the protein MRRPARVRPLGLAAVDALVLVVVLAVVLYPLLDVYGGAVAAPAIAGGLLVGGGLGLVAAWRTWSALSVVAAVVGAYVVLGGPLAVPTTTVAGVVPTGETLVALARGVVSSWSQVVTLQPPVGRGGSVLVAAFVLALAGSSGAVALATRLRAPAASAAALVPVAVLVVVILLGTRAPTVPPVATGVVLAVVLLGWAAWRADRLRARRVVATSVVAVVAVGSGVLGASAVVADQPRYVLRDEIVPPFDPRDYASPLSAFREYLKELDETTLFTVSGLPEGARVRLATMDAYDGVVWNVAGDGGAQSSGEFRRVGGELATSLRGTPAHVDVTVEDLGGVWLPTVGQTTAFAMSSNAVTQQLRFNEATGAAVLTGGLTKGLSYGLDVVVPAVPADDDIGAAEPGSDPQPVALAVPDVVGVTAADVARDAGNPVEVARELSDWLVDEGFYSDGLDEQGGGTGSLSGHGADRIASLLGGDQLVGDGEQYASALALMVREMGLPARVVLGFVPSAEDVAGDEPVQVTGDDVEAWVEVGFEGFGWVPFDATPPRERTPDNTDIEKPTDPQPQVVQPPPPPPGAVTPPDEDDEQPAPEPPSDDDGSAAIWRTVAIVAVSVLVPLLVLALPFVVVGLIKAVRRRRRRNRGDTVTRVAGGWAEVLDTAADLRQPVPDHATRTESAAVLAAAFVGEPSRRRPDVGAEVRELARTADRAVFAPGEPPPEQVDAYWSRVDEAVAAMRRSVGWRRRVRARLSLASVRARRHRTVPASPAGARPGRSRKDSR from the coding sequence GTGTACGGCGGCGCCGTCGCGGCGCCCGCGATCGCCGGCGGGCTGCTCGTCGGCGGCGGCCTGGGACTCGTGGCCGCCTGGCGCACGTGGTCGGCGCTGTCCGTGGTCGCCGCCGTGGTCGGGGCGTACGTGGTGCTCGGCGGCCCGCTCGCCGTGCCGACGACGACCGTGGCCGGGGTGGTCCCGACGGGGGAGACGCTCGTCGCCCTCGCGCGCGGGGTGGTGTCCTCCTGGTCCCAGGTCGTCACGCTCCAGCCGCCCGTGGGCCGCGGCGGCAGCGTGCTCGTCGCCGCCTTCGTGCTCGCGCTCGCCGGTTCGTCGGGCGCGGTGGCGCTCGCGACCCGGCTCCGGGCGCCGGCGGCCTCGGCCGCGGCGCTGGTCCCCGTCGCGGTGCTCGTCGTCGTGATCCTGCTCGGGACGCGCGCCCCGACCGTGCCGCCCGTCGCCACCGGCGTCGTGCTCGCCGTCGTGCTGCTCGGCTGGGCCGCGTGGCGGGCCGACCGGCTGCGCGCCCGCCGTGTCGTCGCGACCTCGGTGGTCGCGGTCGTCGCGGTGGGCTCCGGGGTGCTGGGAGCGTCCGCCGTGGTCGCGGACCAGCCGCGCTACGTGCTGCGCGACGAGATCGTGCCGCCGTTCGACCCGCGGGACTACGCGAGCCCGCTGTCCGCCTTCCGCGAGTACCTCAAGGAGCTCGACGAGACCACGCTGTTCACCGTGAGCGGCCTGCCCGAGGGCGCGCGGGTCCGGCTGGCGACCATGGACGCGTACGACGGGGTCGTCTGGAACGTCGCCGGCGACGGGGGCGCCCAGAGCTCGGGGGAGTTCCGCCGCGTCGGCGGCGAGCTGGCCACCAGCCTGCGCGGGACGCCGGCGCACGTCGACGTCACCGTCGAGGACCTCGGCGGGGTGTGGCTGCCGACGGTCGGCCAGACCACGGCGTTCGCCATGTCCTCGAACGCGGTGACCCAGCAGCTGCGCTTCAACGAGGCCACGGGTGCGGCGGTGCTCACCGGCGGTCTCACGAAGGGCCTCTCCTACGGCCTCGACGTGGTGGTCCCGGCGGTTCCCGCGGACGACGACATCGGCGCCGCCGAGCCCGGGTCCGACCCCCAGCCCGTCGCGCTGGCCGTGCCGGACGTCGTGGGCGTGACCGCCGCCGACGTCGCGCGCGACGCGGGCAACCCGGTCGAGGTGGCGCGCGAGCTGTCCGACTGGCTGGTCGACGAGGGCTTCTACAGCGACGGCCTCGACGAGCAGGGCGGTGGCACGGGCTCCCTGTCCGGCCACGGCGCGGACCGGATCGCGAGCCTGCTGGGCGGCGACCAGCTGGTCGGCGACGGCGAGCAGTACGCGTCCGCTCTCGCCCTCATGGTCCGGGAGATGGGCCTGCCCGCGCGGGTCGTGCTCGGGTTCGTGCCGTCCGCCGAGGACGTCGCCGGCGACGAGCCGGTACAGGTCACGGGCGACGACGTCGAGGCGTGGGTCGAGGTCGGCTTCGAGGGCTTCGGGTGGGTGCCGTTCGACGCCACCCCGCCGCGGGAGCGCACGCCCGACAACACCGACATCGAGAAGCCGACGGACCCGCAGCCGCAGGTCGTGCAGCCGCCCCCGCCGCCGCCTGGTGCCGTCACACCGCCCGACGAGGACGACGAGCAGCCCGCGCCCGAGCCCCCGTCGGACGACGACGGCTCGGCGGCGATCTGGCGGACGGTCGCGATCGTCGCGGTCTCGGTGCTCGTCCCGCTGCTGGTGCTGGCGCTCCCGTTCGTCGTCGTCGGGCTGATCAAGGCCGTCCGGCGTCGCCGCCGCCGCAACCGCGGTGACACGGTCACGCGCGTGGCGGGCGGCTGGGCCGAGGTGCTCGACACCGCGGCCGACCTGCGTCAGCCCGTCCCGGACCACGCCACGCGCACGGAGTCGGCGGCGGTCCTCGCGGCCGCCTTCGTCGGCGAGCCCTCGCGGCGGCGCCCGGACGTCGGAGCGGAGGTCCGCGAGCTCGCGCGCACTGCCGACCGTGCGGTCTTCGCCCCGGGCGAGCCCCCGCCGGAGCAGGTGGACGCGTACTGGTCCCGGGTCGACGAGGCCGTCGCGGCCATGCGGCGGTCGGTGGGCTGGCGTCGGCGCGTGCGCGCCCGCCTGTCGCTCGCGTCGGTGCGGGCGCGCCGCCACCGGACCGTCCCCGCATCCCCTGCCGGAGCCCGTCCCGGGCGCTCGAGGAAGGACTCCCGGTGA
- a CDS encoding RDD family protein, whose product MIRTIGTAPVAGLGRRAAAVLVDGLLALLAGGWLVVVVAVRALPGGSGGDADGPSVPGWAVALCWGALLVLTVAQWVLHGRLGWTLGRRLLGVRTVDVRTRRPVGMARVLLRGLVVAAGALVLGVGQYVVLLSPLLDGSGRRQGWHDKAARDLVLDVRGVGAPVPPPPPRPEVARAATAISFRGAPDGQLPVSPPPPVPGGLTPPPPGAAVRPSGAPDAPGASVAPATGPLVLAPLAPRRAGPDLDTRALPLVPPPPRPVPPPPAHPEPVVAPTVARAAEIDDEDLDGEDDEDVETTRRRVDLPPSGAPAAGRASGPLTAAVLTLSDGQRVVVQRTALVGRNPAAAADGVQLVRVVDPGRSVSKTHLQIAVEPTGVWVADRGSTNGTVVTLPDGGQVICPVDHPVRLRIGAVVVFGDCAMRLVETTS is encoded by the coding sequence GTGATCCGCACGATCGGCACCGCACCCGTCGCGGGCCTCGGCCGGCGCGCCGCCGCCGTCCTGGTCGACGGCCTGCTCGCGCTGCTCGCGGGCGGGTGGCTCGTCGTCGTGGTCGCGGTGCGGGCGCTGCCGGGGGGGAGCGGCGGTGACGCAGACGGGCCGTCCGTCCCCGGGTGGGCGGTCGCGCTGTGCTGGGGAGCCCTGCTGGTGCTCACGGTGGCGCAGTGGGTCCTGCACGGCCGGCTCGGCTGGACCCTGGGCCGCCGACTGCTCGGCGTGCGCACCGTCGACGTGCGCACGCGCCGGCCCGTCGGGATGGCGCGGGTGCTCCTGCGCGGTCTCGTCGTCGCCGCGGGCGCGCTGGTGCTCGGCGTGGGCCAGTACGTCGTCCTGCTGTCGCCGCTGCTCGACGGCTCCGGCCGGCGCCAGGGCTGGCACGACAAGGCGGCCCGGGACCTGGTCCTGGACGTGCGCGGGGTCGGTGCCCCGGTGCCGCCCCCGCCGCCGCGCCCCGAGGTCGCCCGGGCCGCGACCGCGATCTCGTTCCGCGGCGCGCCCGACGGGCAGCTGCCGGTCTCGCCGCCCCCGCCGGTGCCGGGCGGGCTGACCCCGCCGCCGCCCGGCGCGGCAGTGCGACCGTCGGGTGCCCCGGATGCCCCGGGTGCCTCGGTCGCCCCCGCGACCGGCCCGCTGGTGCTCGCGCCGCTCGCGCCGCGGCGCGCCGGGCCGGACCTCGACACCCGCGCGCTCCCGCTCGTCCCGCCCCCGCCGCGTCCCGTCCCGCCGCCGCCGGCTCACCCCGAGCCCGTCGTCGCACCGACGGTGGCCCGCGCCGCCGAGATCGACGACGAGGATCTCGACGGCGAGGACGACGAGGACGTCGAGACCACACGCCGCCGCGTCGACCTGCCGCCCTCCGGCGCGCCGGCCGCCGGACGAGCGTCCGGGCCGCTGACGGCCGCGGTGCTGACCCTCAGCGACGGCCAGCGCGTCGTCGTCCAGCGCACCGCGCTCGTCGGACGCAACCCGGCCGCCGCGGCGGACGGCGTCCAGCTCGTGCGCGTGGTCGACCCCGGCCGGTCGGTCAGCAAGACGCACCTGCAGATCGCCGTGGAGCCCACGGGGGTCTGGGTCGCGGACCGCGGCTCCACCAACGGCACGGTCGTCACGCTGCCGGACGGCGGGCAGGTCATCTGCCCCGTCGACCACCCGGTCCGGCTGCGCATCGGTGCCGTGGTGGTGTTCGGCGACTGCGCGATGCGGCTGGTCGAGACGACGAGCTGA
- a CDS encoding outer membrane protein assembly factor BamB family protein — MAGSGRAAQMQLVEVEETSPARAAAPPSGSRPEPGPSSPEGDPPPRGRLRTGRWVLLGGALAAAVVASLVVVDARARDADRDHALATPGLLLPVDGPLRARWSAPAASGAGTVQVAGGTVAVVTTDGAGRAVTGYAAGTGEPRWRVEVEGGTSGFEDGGLTCPSTRYDDDLVLCTAATPDPLYVDEGDEVTPQTRVLAIDAATGREEGGWSQPGVLIGVQRVDDDLVLASTDEDGHTLVQRRAGRTGDVLWTYRSRGVIVSEFAQARSTMDASERTAVVRGVDVVAVRLRDGLVTPVGSRALAVAAAPFRDAFATWTPARGGTLHDEDGAATVELPTIPAPLAVDDGSSGELAVVSTGVDVRGIDVGSGAEVWRAVTTMRVRGVVAQTVLLGDGPRYAALDATDGRTLWWQERRSALPWTPLTDGSVVLAPGEDGAGGDAPGTLVARDLRDGGALWQTELPAGVRSLETVGGLVVGRTADGVVVLG; from the coding sequence ATGGCAGGCTCGGGCCGGGCTGCGCAGATGCAGCTGGTCGAGGTCGAGGAGACCTCGCCGGCGCGCGCCGCTGCGCCCCCGTCCGGCTCGCGGCCGGAGCCCGGCCCGTCGTCGCCGGAGGGGGACCCGCCCCCCAGAGGGCGCCTCCGGACCGGCCGCTGGGTGCTGCTCGGCGGTGCGCTGGCCGCCGCGGTGGTCGCCTCGCTCGTCGTCGTCGACGCCCGTGCGCGGGACGCGGACCGCGACCACGCGCTCGCCACGCCCGGCCTGCTCCTGCCGGTCGACGGCCCGCTGCGCGCACGCTGGAGCGCACCGGCAGCGAGCGGCGCGGGGACGGTCCAGGTGGCCGGCGGGACGGTCGCCGTCGTCACGACGGACGGCGCCGGCCGGGCCGTGACCGGCTACGCCGCGGGCACGGGCGAGCCGCGGTGGCGGGTGGAGGTCGAGGGCGGCACCTCGGGCTTCGAGGACGGCGGGCTGACGTGCCCGTCGACCCGGTACGACGACGACCTGGTGCTCTGCACCGCCGCGACCCCGGACCCGCTGTACGTCGACGAGGGCGACGAGGTGACCCCGCAGACCCGCGTCCTCGCGATCGACGCGGCGACGGGCCGGGAGGAGGGCGGCTGGTCGCAGCCCGGGGTCCTGATCGGCGTGCAGCGGGTGGACGACGACCTGGTGCTCGCCAGCACCGACGAGGACGGCCACACGCTGGTCCAGCGCCGCGCCGGGCGCACCGGCGACGTCCTGTGGACGTACCGCTCGCGGGGGGTGATCGTGAGCGAGTTCGCGCAGGCCAGGTCGACGATGGACGCCTCGGAGCGCACGGCGGTGGTGCGCGGCGTCGACGTCGTGGCGGTGCGGCTCCGCGACGGTCTGGTCACGCCCGTCGGCTCGCGCGCGCTCGCGGTCGCGGCGGCCCCGTTCCGGGACGCGTTCGCGACCTGGACGCCGGCCCGTGGCGGCACGCTGCACGACGAGGACGGCGCCGCGACGGTCGAGCTCCCCACCATCCCGGCGCCGCTGGCGGTCGACGACGGATCGTCGGGCGAGCTCGCGGTGGTGAGCACCGGCGTGGACGTGCGGGGCATCGACGTCGGGTCGGGTGCGGAGGTCTGGCGCGCGGTGACCACGATGCGCGTCCGCGGCGTCGTCGCGCAGACCGTGCTGCTCGGGGACGGCCCGCGGTACGCGGCCCTGGACGCCACCGACGGACGGACCCTGTGGTGGCAGGAGCGGCGCTCCGCGCTGCCGTGGACGCCGCTGACCGACGGGTCCGTGGTGCTGGCGCCGGGCGAGGACGGCGCCGGCGGCGACGCGCCGGGCACGCTCGTCGCGCGCGACCTGCGGGACGGCGGGGCCCTCTGGCAGACCGAGCTCCCGGCGGGGGTACGGAGCCTCGAGACGGTGGGCGGCCTGGTGGTGGGACGGACCGCCGACGGCGTCGTCGTGCTGGGCTGA
- the leuA gene encoding 2-isopropylmalate synthase, with product MSYLDTSPQQPSGMPIHKYRPFHEQIRVDLPDRTWPSAHITKAPRWCAVDLRDGNQALIEPMSPARKLEMFELLVDMGYKEIEVGFPAASQTDFDFVRKLIEEDRIPDDVVIQVLTQSREHLIERTYEAIAGATQAIVHLYNSTSTLQREVVFRSDEDGIVDIAVSGARFCKKYEELIPDTEVFYEYSPESYTGTELEFAVRICNAVLEEWQPTPDRPVIVNLPATVEMATPNVYADSIEWMSRNLRYRDAVVLSLHPHNDRGTAVAAAELGYMAGADRIEGCLFGNGERTGNVCLVTLGMNLFSQGIDPQIDFSDMERIRRTVERCNQLPVGERHPWGGDLVFTAFSGSHQDAIKKGLDAMEVRAAAQGKGVDDIEWAVPYLPIDPKDVGRSYEAIIRVNSQSGKGGISYLMKSEKDLDLPRRLQIEFSQVVQRHTDAHGTEVTSDDLWRIFVDEYLPVDVAKVQTAAQDFGDLVPWGRFALQGTRTTSEQDGPDALEVDLQVDGAVRTLTGSGNGPVAAFVAALEQVDVHVAVLDYAEHALSSGGDATAAAYVECAIGDQILWGVGIDPSITTASLKAIVSAINRHLR from the coding sequence ATGAGCTATCTGGACACGAGCCCGCAGCAGCCGTCGGGCATGCCGATCCACAAGTACCGGCCGTTCCACGAGCAGATCCGCGTCGACCTGCCGGACCGCACCTGGCCGTCGGCGCACATCACGAAGGCGCCGCGCTGGTGCGCGGTGGACCTGCGTGACGGCAACCAGGCGCTGATCGAGCCGATGAGCCCCGCCCGCAAGCTGGAGATGTTCGAGCTGCTGGTGGACATGGGCTACAAGGAGATCGAGGTCGGCTTCCCGGCGGCGTCGCAGACGGACTTCGACTTCGTCCGCAAGCTGATCGAGGAGGACCGGATCCCCGACGACGTGGTGATCCAGGTCCTGACGCAGTCGCGCGAGCACCTGATCGAGCGGACGTACGAGGCGATCGCGGGCGCCACGCAGGCGATCGTGCACCTGTACAACTCGACGTCCACGCTGCAGCGCGAGGTCGTGTTCCGGTCCGACGAGGACGGCATCGTCGACATCGCGGTCTCGGGCGCCCGGTTCTGCAAGAAGTACGAGGAGCTGATCCCGGACACCGAGGTCTTCTACGAGTACTCCCCGGAGTCCTACACGGGCACCGAGCTGGAGTTCGCGGTGCGGATCTGCAACGCGGTGCTCGAGGAGTGGCAGCCCACGCCCGACCGCCCGGTGATCGTCAACCTGCCCGCGACCGTCGAGATGGCGACGCCGAACGTCTACGCCGACTCGATCGAGTGGATGAGCCGCAACCTGCGCTACCGCGACGCGGTGGTCCTGAGCCTGCACCCGCACAACGACCGCGGCACGGCCGTCGCCGCCGCGGAGCTGGGCTACATGGCGGGCGCCGACCGCATCGAGGGCTGCCTGTTCGGCAACGGCGAGCGCACCGGCAACGTGTGCCTGGTGACGCTGGGCATGAACCTGTTCAGCCAGGGCATCGACCCCCAGATCGACTTCTCGGACATGGAGCGCATCCGGCGCACGGTCGAGCGGTGCAACCAGCTGCCCGTCGGCGAGCGCCACCCGTGGGGCGGCGACCTGGTGTTCACGGCGTTCTCGGGATCGCACCAGGACGCCATCAAGAAGGGTCTGGACGCCATGGAGGTCCGCGCCGCGGCGCAGGGCAAGGGCGTCGACGACATCGAGTGGGCCGTGCCGTACCTGCCGATCGACCCCAAGGACGTCGGCCGGTCGTACGAGGCGATCATCCGCGTGAACTCGCAGTCCGGGAAGGGCGGCATCAGCTACCTGATGAAGTCCGAGAAGGACCTGGACCTGCCCCGCCGGCTCCAGATCGAGTTCTCCCAGGTGGTGCAGCGGCACACCGACGCGCACGGCACGGAGGTCACGTCCGACGACCTGTGGCGCATCTTCGTCGACGAGTACCTCCCGGTCGACGTCGCCAAGGTCCAGACCGCCGCGCAGGACTTCGGGGACCTGGTGCCGTGGGGCCGGTTCGCGCTGCAGGGCACGCGGACGACGAGCGAGCAGGACGGACCGGACGCGCTCGAGGTCGACCTGCAGGTCGACGGCGCGGTGCGCACGCTCACGGGCTCGGGCAACGGCCCGGTCGCGGCGTTCGTCGCGGCGCTCGAGCAGGTCGACGTCCACGTCGCGGTGCTGGACTACGCGGAGCACGCGCTCTCGTCGGGCGGCGACGCCACGGCGGCCGCGTACGTCGAGTGCGCGATCGGCGACCAGATCCTGTGGGGCGTCGGCATCGACCCGTCGATCACGACGGCGTCGCTCAAGGCGATCGTCTCCGCGATCAACCGTCACCTGCGCTGA
- the recO gene encoding DNA repair protein RecO, producing MSLYRDEAIVLRTHKLGEADRIVTLLTRQHGKVRAVGKGVRRTTSRFGSRLEPFMHVDLQLSTGRNLDIVTQAETLGPYGRALAADYALYTVGTAMLETADRLVEAEHEPALQQYWLLVGAVRALATREHAPGLVLDSYLLRALAVAGWAPSFADCARCGDPGPHQAFNVSSGGAVCSRCRPPGSASPAPETFGLLSALIAGDWVVADASAERHRGEAAGLVAAFSQFHLERHLRSLPHVERV from the coding sequence GTGAGCCTCTACCGCGACGAGGCGATCGTGCTGCGCACCCACAAGCTGGGGGAGGCCGACCGCATCGTCACCCTCCTGACCCGCCAGCACGGCAAGGTGCGCGCGGTCGGCAAGGGCGTCCGCCGCACGACGTCGCGGTTCGGCTCGCGCCTCGAGCCGTTCATGCACGTGGACCTGCAACTCTCCACGGGCCGCAACCTCGACATCGTGACGCAGGCGGAGACGCTCGGTCCGTACGGGCGGGCGCTCGCGGCGGACTACGCCCTGTACACGGTCGGCACCGCGATGCTGGAGACCGCCGACCGGCTGGTCGAGGCCGAGCACGAGCCCGCGCTGCAGCAGTACTGGCTGCTCGTCGGGGCTGTGCGCGCGCTCGCGACGCGGGAGCACGCCCCCGGCCTGGTGCTCGACTCCTACCTGCTGCGCGCGCTGGCCGTCGCCGGCTGGGCGCCGAGCTTCGCGGACTGCGCGCGCTGCGGTGATCCCGGCCCGCACCAGGCGTTCAACGTCTCGTCGGGCGGCGCGGTGTGCTCGCGGTGCCGCCCGCCGGGCTCGGCGTCGCCGGCGCCGGAGACCTTCGGGCTGCTCTCGGCGCTGATCGCGGGCGACTGGGTGGTCGCGGACGCGAGCGCCGAGCGGCACCGCGGTGAGGCGGCCGGGCTGGTCGCCGCGTTCAGCCAGTTCCATCTGGAGCGCCACCTGCGTTCCCTGCCGCACGTCGAGCGCGTCTGA